One Nitrosomonas sp. PY1 DNA window includes the following coding sequences:
- the lplT gene encoding lysophospholipid transporter LplT, producing MERGFYTIMAAQFFSSLADNALLVIAIALLIDLHAPAYLTPILKFVFVLFYVVLAPFVGSFADSMPKGRVMFISNTIKITGCGLLFIAAHQYSALAAYAVVGLGAAAYSPAKYGILTELLPAEKLVIANGWIEGLTVASIVLGTVLGGILITPSIANILLSFDFPLIDTGIDNFLESSILIVAVIYAIAATFNLYIPNTGVDHIIPNKNPLFLVKEFGHCLKLLWSDKLGQISLAVTTLFWGAGATLQFIVLKWAEIALNYPLNQAAQLQGVVALGIAVGAVLAARWVSLRQSVKVIPLGIAMGIVVMAMILVKNLWIAIVLLVIIGGLAGFFVVPMNALLQHRGHILMGAGHSIAVQNFNENLSILAMLSCYALLVWLDIHIYAVIVAFGLFVSITMALIRKWHLLNQSKQDSLHLIGEKKIH from the coding sequence TTGGAACGCGGTTTTTACACAATTATGGCGGCGCAATTTTTTTCGTCATTGGCGGATAATGCGCTTTTAGTCATAGCCATCGCATTATTGATCGATTTACATGCACCGGCTTATTTAACTCCCATTTTGAAGTTTGTTTTTGTGTTGTTCTATGTAGTCTTGGCTCCCTTCGTTGGCTCGTTCGCTGATTCCATGCCAAAAGGCCGCGTCATGTTTATTAGCAATACCATCAAAATCACGGGATGCGGTTTGTTATTCATAGCCGCGCATCAATATTCCGCACTGGCAGCCTATGCCGTTGTCGGATTAGGCGCTGCAGCATATTCACCGGCCAAGTATGGCATTCTTACAGAATTATTACCAGCCGAGAAGCTCGTGATTGCAAACGGTTGGATCGAAGGGCTAACAGTTGCTTCTATCGTTCTTGGAACTGTATTAGGAGGTATTTTAATTACGCCCAGCATTGCCAATATTCTGCTAAGTTTTGATTTTCCACTGATCGATACCGGTATTGATAATTTTCTTGAAAGCAGTATTTTGATCGTGGCTGTTATTTATGCCATCGCAGCGACTTTTAATTTGTATATTCCTAATACTGGCGTCGATCATATCATTCCCAATAAAAATCCTTTGTTTCTAGTGAAAGAATTTGGCCATTGTTTAAAATTGCTATGGTCCGATAAATTGGGGCAAATTTCTTTGGCGGTAACGACGCTATTCTGGGGTGCTGGAGCAACCTTGCAGTTTATCGTGTTGAAGTGGGCAGAAATCGCGCTCAATTATCCCTTGAACCAAGCGGCGCAATTACAAGGGGTTGTAGCATTGGGAATCGCAGTAGGAGCCGTGCTCGCGGCTCGTTGGGTTTCGTTGCGGCAATCGGTTAAAGTCATACCACTCGGAATTGCCATGGGTATTGTAGTAATGGCCATGATCTTGGTGAAGAATTTGTGGATTGCCATTGTCCTATTAGTGATTATCGGTGGATTAGCCGGCTTCTTTGTAGTGCCGATGAACGCATTGTTGCAACACCGCGGACATATTTTGATGGGAGCCGGGCACTCGATTGCGGTACAAAACTTTAATGAGAATTTAAGCATCCTTGCCATGTTATCTTGTTATGCCTTACTAGTATGGCTGGATATACACATTTATGCAGTGATTGTTGCTTTTGGATTATTTGTATCGATTACCATGGCGTTGATTCGAAAATGGCATTTACTGAATCAAAGCAAACAAGATTCATTGCACCTGATTGGTGAGAAAAAGATTCATTGA